A stretch of the Archangium violaceum genome encodes the following:
- a CDS encoding trypsin-like serine protease has translation MTRARCFSGGLRCHHRESRERNRHEESYDHWCGGSILNSTWILTAGHCESGCATRVSRGSGAPIDACPPRRSHRRERGP, from the coding sequence ATGACGCGGGCCCGGTGCTTCAGCGGAGGTCTCCGTTGCCATCATCGTGAATCACGCGAAAGGAATCGTCATGAAGAGAGCTACGACCACTGGTGTGGTGGCTCCATCCTGAACAGCACCTGGATTCTCACCGCGGGCCACTGTGAAAGTGGGTGTGCAACGCGCGTCAGTCGAGGAAGCGGCGCTCCCATCGACGCATGTCCGCCTCGGAGAAGCCATCGAAGGGAGCGCGGCCCATGA